A window of Candidatus Polarisedimenticolia bacterium genomic DNA:
GATCAGCCGCAGGAAGACCCGTTCGCCGCCGAACAGCCCCGCCAGGAAGGCGTTGAGGGGGCCGGGGACCACCTTGAAATCGGACTCCCCTTCGGTCGACGCGGCCGCGTCGCGGCGGAGCAGCCGCGCGAGCAGCACGGCGGGAAACAGGAACATGTTGAAGTAGGAGACCCGCTCGACGCCGAGCCCGGCCTCGCGGATTCGGTCGCGCAGCTCGCGGCGAGCGTAGCGGCGGCGATGGTGATTGATGACGTCGTGCGGGGACCAGAGGAAGCGGTGCGCCGGCACCGTGGCGATCAGCAGGCCTCCGTCCGCCAGGAGCGATGCGGCGCGGCGGAGCGCCAGGACGTCGTCATCGAGGTGCTCGAGAACGTCGAACAGGGCGACGACGTCGTAGCCTCCGCCCGGCGGCATCTCGGCGGGGA
This region includes:
- a CDS encoding class I SAM-dependent methyltransferase, which produces MDLSMYRDFAEVHEERHWWFKGRRRIVASLLRSLLGGRNDLKLLEIGCGTGGMLPILAAHGRVTGIDPSEDAIRYSAQRHGRDAELLRVDFPAEMPPGGGYDVVALFDVLEHLDDDVLALRRAASLLADGGLLIATVPAHRFLWSPHDVINHHRRRYARRELRDRIREAGLGVERVSYFNMFLFPAVLLARLLRRDAAASTEGESDFKVVPGPLNAFLAGLFGGERVFLRLIDLPFGVSLLAVARKDGRNSAT